A stretch of the uncultured Fretibacterium sp. genome encodes the following:
- a CDS encoding Fic family protein: protein MEDLFARRVSLGFTWHGNPEKAGMLHPFADRQDALYAFVREIPSYVASTLRTFENIETSELDAKVIIEYGRGIADMPTMAIRTVENYGQASRYLFERLKGRGTSAFSLDLDLISRLHGILARDEVRHPSGLRRIPVRIEESSYVPPPYSQFPGILEQGLDFLNSGALSIPERAFATFLFLSRVQPFENANKRTAALCMNAVLLSHGYPAVVIEGPTREFLHSMASFYETAVADSMMDELFDMAVRQHGFYGENLERSPGKP, encoded by the coding sequence ATGGAGGACCTGTTTGCACGAAGGGTCTCGTTGGGATTTACCTGGCATGGGAATCCTGAAAAGGCGGGGATGCTGCATCCGTTTGCTGACCGTCAGGACGCCCTCTATGCGTTTGTCCGGGAGATTCCTTCGTATGTCGCTTCGACGCTGCGGACCTTCGAGAACATCGAGACGTCGGAGCTCGACGCCAAGGTCATCATCGAGTACGGGCGCGGCATCGCGGATATGCCGACGATGGCCATCCGAACGGTGGAAAATTACGGACAGGCGTCCCGCTACCTGTTCGAGCGCTTGAAAGGCCGTGGAACCTCCGCCTTCTCGCTCGATCTTGATCTGATAAGCAGGCTGCACGGAATCCTGGCTCGGGACGAGGTACGGCATCCCAGCGGGCTGCGCCGGATCCCCGTCCGTATTGAGGAGAGCAGCTACGTTCCCCCGCCGTACAGCCAGTTCCCCGGGATATTGGAGCAGGGACTCGATTTTCTCAATAGCGGCGCTCTCTCCATTCCGGAACGTGCGTTTGCGACGTTTCTTTTCCTGTCTCGAGTCCAGCCGTTTGAGAACGCGAACAAGCGCACCGCGGCGCTGTGCATGAATGCCGTCCTGTTGTCGCATGGATACCCGGCGGTTGTCATCGAGGGGCCAACCCGTGAATTTCTGCACTCCATGGCAAGTTTTTACGAGACGGCGGTCGCCGACTCGATGATGGACGAGCTCTTCGATATGGCTGTTCGGCAACACGGCTTTTATGGAGAAAACCTGGAGCGGTCCCCAGGGAAGCCCTGA
- a CDS encoding putative hydro-lyase, with the protein MAKMSDYANYSPQDVRRMIREGKWDRPTSGMCAGHVQANLVVLPKDLAYDFLVFAQRNPKPCPILDVTEPGDTEPRLVAPGANIATDIPRYRVWKGGECVDQPTDVRRYWRDDLVAFLLGCSFSFEGALLQSHIGVRHIECDCNVPMFVTNIPCHPAGRLRGPMVVSMRPIPAPLVSRAVLCTGRFPSVHGAPVHVGDPGAIGIEDIGKPDFGDPVEIRPGELPVFWACGVTPQAAIMAVKPEFAITHSPGCMFIADPLDSDYAVF; encoded by the coding sequence ATGGCCAAGATGAGCGACTACGCAAACTACAGTCCGCAGGATGTGCGCCGGATGATCCGAGAGGGGAAATGGGACCGCCCCACCTCCGGCATGTGTGCGGGCCACGTGCAGGCCAACCTGGTGGTTCTGCCCAAGGACCTGGCCTATGACTTCCTGGTGTTCGCCCAGCGCAACCCCAAGCCCTGTCCCATTCTGGACGTAACGGAGCCGGGGGACACCGAGCCTCGCCTGGTGGCGCCGGGCGCGAACATCGCGACGGACATCCCGCGCTACCGTGTCTGGAAGGGCGGGGAATGCGTCGACCAGCCGACGGACGTCAGGCGCTACTGGAGGGACGACCTCGTCGCCTTTCTTCTGGGCTGCTCCTTTTCCTTCGAGGGCGCGCTGCTCCAGTCCCATATCGGTGTCCGGCACATCGAGTGCGACTGTAACGTCCCCATGTTCGTCACCAACATCCCCTGTCACCCCGCGGGCCGACTGAGGGGCCCGATGGTCGTCTCCATGCGGCCGATCCCCGCGCCCCTGGTGTCGAGGGCGGTGCTCTGCACGGGACGGTTCCCGTCGGTGCACGGCGCTCCGGTCCACGTGGGGGACCCGGGGGCCATCGGCATCGAGGACATCGGCAAGCCCGACTTCGGCGACCCCGTGGAGATTCGTCCCGGTGAACTCCCCGTCTTCTGGGCCTGCGGCGTCACGCCCCAGGCGGCGATCATGGCGGTGAAGCCGGAGTTCGCCATTACGCACTCCCCGGGCTGCATGTTCATCGCCGACCCGCTGGA